From a single Oncorhynchus nerka isolate Pitt River linkage group LG11, Oner_Uvic_2.0, whole genome shotgun sequence genomic region:
- the LOC115137490 gene encoding N-acetylgalactosaminyltransferase 7-like isoform X1 — protein sequence MRLRVGFILRSVIVIATFLGLVVLWSSLSPIEHDENPFAKREGDAPNLLPKNDIADQFKPVVPWPHVEGVEVDLDSIRQKNRGDDKLVPGKPAGGAQNQQNVIQKQYVTFKPHTNVYSAPILRKGTLGNFELKEPEPHGVQDGPGEGAKPFVLGAEYHEAAQASIKEFGFNMVASDMISLDRTISDIRHEECKYWHYDDNLLTSSVIIVFHNEGWSTLMRTVHSVIKRTPRRYLAEIVMIDDFSNKVHLKERLEEYIKQWNGLVKLHRNEKREGLIQARSIGAHVATLGQVLIYLDAHCEVAANWYAPLVAPISKDRTVCTVPLIDSIEGQTFRVDPQGGGDEDGFARGAWDWSMLWKRVPLTSREKEKRLTKTEPYRSPAMAGGLFAIERDFFFELGLYDPGLQIWGGENFEISYKIWQCGGQLLFVPCSRVGHIYRLQGWQGNPPPAHVGSSPTLKNYVRVVEVWWDDYKDYFYASRPETLTLAYGDISQLKKFREEHRCKSFKWFMEEIAYDIPMNYPLPPKNVEWGEVRGYETSYCIDSMGHTNGGNVEIGPCHRMGGNQLFRINEANQLMQYDQCLTKGPDGSAVIVTHCNMNENTEWRYFKDLHRFTHVPTGRCLDRSDVLHKVFIADCDTSKSTQKWEMNNIVAV from the exons ATGAGGTTAAGAGTTGGATTTATTCTTCGTAGTGTAATAGTTATTGCCACATTCTTAGGGCTTGTGGTGCTTTGGTCTTCCCTTTCGCCGATAGAGCACGACGAAAATCCCTTTGCTAAACGG GAGGGAGATGCCCCTAACCTCTTGCCTAAGAATGACATTGCTGACCAGTTCAAACCCGTGGTCCCCTGGCCCCATGTGGAAGGGGTCGAGGTGGACCTGGACTCCATCCGACAGAAGAACAGAGGAGACGACAAGCTGGTTCCTGGCAAACCAGCCGGCGGTGCTCAGAACCAGCAGAATGTCATCCAGAAACAGTATGTCACCTTCAAGCCCCACACCAATGTCTACTCGGCACCCATCCTAAGGAAGGGGACCCTGGGGAACTTTGAGCTTAAGGAGCCGGAGCCCCACGGGGTGCAGGATGGGCCTGGGGAGGGGGCGAAGCCGTTCGTCCTGGGAGCAGAGTACCACGAGGCCGCCCAGGCCAGCATTAAGGAATTTGGCTTCAACATGGTGGCCAGCGACATGATCTCCCTAGACAGGACCATCAGCGACATTCGCCATGAAGA GTGTAAGTACTGGCACTATGACGACAACCTGTTGACGTCCAGTGTCATCATCGTGTTTCACAACGAGGGCTGGTCCACCCTGATGAGGACGGTTCACAGCGTCATCAAGAGAACGCCCAGACGATACCTGGCCGAGATCGTCATGATCGACGACTTCAGCAACAAAG TGCACCTGAAGGAGAGACTAGAAGAATACATTAAGCAGTGGAACGGCCTGGTCAAACTGCACCGCAATGAGAAGCGAGAGGGCCTCATCCAGGCTAGGAGTATAGGAGCCCATGTAGCCACCCTGGGACAG GTTCTTATCTATTTAGACGCTCACTGTGAAGTTGCTGCCAACTGGTACGCCCCTCTGGTGGCGCCCATATCCAAGGACAG AACGGTGTGCACGGTCCCTCTCATAGACTCCATAGAAGGCCAGACATTCCGAGTTGACCCACAAGGGGGAGGGGACGAGGATGGCTTTGCCCGCGGAGCATGGGACTGGAGCATGCTCTGGAAGCGTGTGCCCCTCACtagcagggagaaggagaagagattaACTAAAACTGAGCCCTATCG GTCTCCTGCCATGGCTGGGGGTCTGTTTGCCATTGAGAGGGACTTCTTCTTTGAGCTGGGCCTCTATGACCCAGGACTGCAGATCTGGGGAGGGGAGAACTTTGAGATATCCTATAAG ATCTGGCAGTGTGGTGGCCAGCTGCTCTTTGTGCCGTGCTCCCGCGTGGGCCATATCTACCGCCTACAGGGCTGGCAGGGCAACCCACCCCCTGCCCACGTTGGCTCCTCGCCCACACTTAAG AACTATGTGCGTGTGGTGGAGGTTTGGTGGGACGACTACAAGGACTACTTCTACGCAAGCCGGCCGGAGACCCTCACCCTGGCCTACGGGGACATCAGCCAGCTCAAGAAGTTCAGAGAGGAGCACCGGTGCAAGAGCTTCAAGTGGTTCATGGAAGAAATTGCCTATGACATCCCCATGAACTACCCACTGCCCCCCAAAAATGTGGAGTGGGGAGAG GTCCGTGGATATGAGACCAGCTACTGCATTGACAGTATGGGACACACCAACGGAGGCAACGTGGAGATTGGACCCTGTCACAGAATGGGTGGGAACCAG CTTTTCAGGATAAATGAAGCCAACCAGCTCATGCAGTATGACCAGTGTTTGACGAAAGGACCAGACGGGTCGGCGGTGATCGTTACACACTGTAACATGAACGAGAACACAGAGTGGAGATACTTCAAG gacctccacaggtTCACCCACGTCCCCACGGGGAGGTGCCTGGACCGGTCGGACGTCCTCCACAAGGTCTTCATCGCAGACTGTGACACCAGCAAAAGCACACAAAAGTGGGAGATGAACAATATTGTAGCGGTTTAA
- the LOC115137490 gene encoding N-acetylgalactosaminyltransferase 7-like isoform X2 translates to MRLRVGFILRSVIVIATFLGLVVLWSSLSPIEHDENPFAKREGDAPNLLPKNDIADQFKPVVPWPHVEGVEVDLDSIRQKNRGDDKLVPGKPAGGAQNQQNVIQKQYVTFKPHTNVYSAPILRKGTLGNFELKEPEPHGVQDGPGEGAKPFVLGAEYHEAAQASIKEFGFNMVASDMISLDRTISDIRHEECKYWHYDDNLLTSSVIIVFHNEGWSTLMRTVHSVIKRTPRRYLAEIVMIDDFSNKVHLKERLEEYIKQWNGLVKLHRNEKREGLIQARSIGAHVATLGQVLIYLDAHCEVAANWYAPLVAPISKDRTVCTVPLIDYIDGSDYTIEPQQGGDEDGLARGAWDWSLLWKRVPLSSREKAKRKHKTEPYRSPAMAGGLFAIERDFFFELGLYDPGLQIWGGENFEISYKIWQCGGQLLFVPCSRVGHIYRLQGWQGNPPPAHVGSSPTLKNYVRVVEVWWDDYKDYFYASRPETLTLAYGDISQLKKFREEHRCKSFKWFMEEIAYDIPMNYPLPPKNVEWGEVRGYETSYCIDSMGHTNGGNVEIGPCHRMGGNQLFRINEANQLMQYDQCLTKGPDGSAVIVTHCNMNENTEWRYFKDLHRFTHVPTGRCLDRSDVLHKVFIADCDTSKSTQKWEMNNIVAV, encoded by the exons ATGAGGTTAAGAGTTGGATTTATTCTTCGTAGTGTAATAGTTATTGCCACATTCTTAGGGCTTGTGGTGCTTTGGTCTTCCCTTTCGCCGATAGAGCACGACGAAAATCCCTTTGCTAAACGG GAGGGAGATGCCCCTAACCTCTTGCCTAAGAATGACATTGCTGACCAGTTCAAACCCGTGGTCCCCTGGCCCCATGTGGAAGGGGTCGAGGTGGACCTGGACTCCATCCGACAGAAGAACAGAGGAGACGACAAGCTGGTTCCTGGCAAACCAGCCGGCGGTGCTCAGAACCAGCAGAATGTCATCCAGAAACAGTATGTCACCTTCAAGCCCCACACCAATGTCTACTCGGCACCCATCCTAAGGAAGGGGACCCTGGGGAACTTTGAGCTTAAGGAGCCGGAGCCCCACGGGGTGCAGGATGGGCCTGGGGAGGGGGCGAAGCCGTTCGTCCTGGGAGCAGAGTACCACGAGGCCGCCCAGGCCAGCATTAAGGAATTTGGCTTCAACATGGTGGCCAGCGACATGATCTCCCTAGACAGGACCATCAGCGACATTCGCCATGAAGA GTGTAAGTACTGGCACTATGACGACAACCTGTTGACGTCCAGTGTCATCATCGTGTTTCACAACGAGGGCTGGTCCACCCTGATGAGGACGGTTCACAGCGTCATCAAGAGAACGCCCAGACGATACCTGGCCGAGATCGTCATGATCGACGACTTCAGCAACAAAG TGCACCTGAAGGAGAGACTAGAAGAATACATTAAGCAGTGGAACGGCCTGGTCAAACTGCACCGCAATGAGAAGCGAGAGGGCCTCATCCAGGCTAGGAGTATAGGAGCCCATGTAGCCACCCTGGGACAG GTTCTTATCTATTTAGACGCTCACTGTGAAGTTGCTGCCAACTGGTACGCCCCTCTGGTGGCGCCCATATCCAAGGACAG AACGGTATGCACTGTACCTCTGATAGATTATATAGACGGCAGTGATTATACCATAGAGCCCCAGCAAGGTGGTGATGAGGACGGGCTGGCCCGGGGAGCCTGGGACTGGAGCCTGCTGTGGAAGAGAGTGCCTCTCTCCAGCAGGGAGAAGGCTAAGCGAAAGCATAAGACTGAGCCTTATCG GTCTCCTGCCATGGCTGGGGGTCTGTTTGCCATTGAGAGGGACTTCTTCTTTGAGCTGGGCCTCTATGACCCAGGACTGCAGATCTGGGGAGGGGAGAACTTTGAGATATCCTATAAG ATCTGGCAGTGTGGTGGCCAGCTGCTCTTTGTGCCGTGCTCCCGCGTGGGCCATATCTACCGCCTACAGGGCTGGCAGGGCAACCCACCCCCTGCCCACGTTGGCTCCTCGCCCACACTTAAG AACTATGTGCGTGTGGTGGAGGTTTGGTGGGACGACTACAAGGACTACTTCTACGCAAGCCGGCCGGAGACCCTCACCCTGGCCTACGGGGACATCAGCCAGCTCAAGAAGTTCAGAGAGGAGCACCGGTGCAAGAGCTTCAAGTGGTTCATGGAAGAAATTGCCTATGACATCCCCATGAACTACCCACTGCCCCCCAAAAATGTGGAGTGGGGAGAG GTCCGTGGATATGAGACCAGCTACTGCATTGACAGTATGGGACACACCAACGGAGGCAACGTGGAGATTGGACCCTGTCACAGAATGGGTGGGAACCAG CTTTTCAGGATAAATGAAGCCAACCAGCTCATGCAGTATGACCAGTGTTTGACGAAAGGACCAGACGGGTCGGCGGTGATCGTTACACACTGTAACATGAACGAGAACACAGAGTGGAGATACTTCAAG gacctccacaggtTCACCCACGTCCCCACGGGGAGGTGCCTGGACCGGTCGGACGTCCTCCACAAGGTCTTCATCGCAGACTGTGACACCAGCAAAAGCACACAAAAGTGGGAGATGAACAATATTGTAGCGGTTTAA